gccatccatttgcctttttgtcatgtcttgtgatcatgttgtgtttagttatgttctgttttgtataaGACTCTTTTGCGCCCTGTTTTTTCAcacccttgttttgtcgccacggttacttattgtgttcacctgtctctgattagtgcttacccgctcacctgctacccgagcactaatcagaggcagtacttaagcttgtagttgccaggcagttggcttgacgtcattgttgttgttcgtttcatgctctgttcttgccacagtaagtcatgcttgttttttcatgccaaagttcatgctgctcttttcaagtCACAGAAAGCGTTTTTTGTGTTACGTTCATAGTTTACGTTAAAGTATTCGTTTTGTTTCCTTAGCctagttgtgcctccgctgtgagcgcattttgtttgtacctttttagttaaaattaaatcatgtttatactgtacctgcacgcaatgtcccgagtagtctgtctgctttccgacttgacattttttaaagcattacatggattcaattctttaagatgtcaataaacttctcaatcaatcaatcaatcaaacatcagCAGCTCTGTACTGCTGGCAAAACAGTAGATGGCTTGAAATAAGTTTCCCGTCAAATAATATCATCATGTGCTGTTATTTGATTCTATTGgcatttcaaaaaatatatattttattgtctATCCAAATTCCAAACTAACTGAAACTCTCAAAAGCCCACATTTTTAAAGGACCCTGGGCAGTTCATGTGTTGTCGAAATCTCCCGGCAAACTCTAAACCGCGTCCTAAAGCAGTCACGTAGTACGGCTTCGCTTATCATCATTTTCAGCTACTCACCCTACATGAAGCAACCCTCGATCTACACGTTTTTTGCAAACGCCCCTCCATTACTCGACATGCCTCGAAACCTTGCCACATTTTTCCCATCACTACCATATCATGGTTCTGCATCTTGAGCGTCTGGACTGAcagaaataatgtaataatattgtcCAGCTTTTACCTTGGGGAGCATACACTTTTGTGGGCTTCTCAAAGGAGCTGCTTCTTTGTTATGTGACATTAGAatctgttattgttttttttatgttgcacACGGACGAACAAGAAATGTTAGAGTTGACAGCAAACTGTGGCTGTGTACCCAAGATAATTGTCCAATTTGTTGATTCAGTTCAGGACCGCAGAGATCGAATTAAAACTGTAACGGTACAGGGAaagaagaagacggcacagaggCAGGGACGTCGTGTAGCTCTAGGTGTATTTATAAAATGACGTGTGCACTTAATCAAGATACGTATGGTGTGACTACGTGTTGTGTTTAACTGAGTtattgaaggtgcgtgttgagtGAGGTGCGGAAGTCCAGGGAGGGCAATGCAAGCTTGGAGGTCTGTGGGCAGGGTGGAGGTCAAAGGCAGGAGGGGGGCGTCAAGATCCATGTCAAAgcgagaggtcgagatccaagaaggcagccagggaaccagagggagttcggggagacgagacacagtGCTCGAGACCAGGAAACGCAGGAACGCTGCAGGATGATGACACAGGACACAAGACCATGAGCATAGAGGAGgagaaacagagagagagagagtgcacATAGGGTGAGAGCTAGAGATGTGTAGGCTTACTGTAGCATATAGggggctacgttctggcactggaacgcaggacacgGTGGCTTAAGATGGCAGAGGTCTCATTAGCGTCATTTGTGTTGATTGCAGATAGATTGCAGCTAGACAGCAGGAGAGGAAcgcggtatagctctgttggtagagtggccgtgccagcaacttgagggttccaggttcgagccccgcttccaccatcttagtcactgccgttgtgtccttgggcaagacactttacccacctgcttccagtgccacccacactggtttaaatgtaacttagaaattgggtttcactatgtaaaagctgTCATGTGGAGTACGCATGATGCTGCGCGTGTTGTCACCCcggatgcagtgggaccagacaggcaggatagcaggtaggagctggtttaatacaaaaataaacacggGTAAAAAAAGACAAACgaaaggcgtgccgaacgcatGGGGAGCTAGTCTAACACTTAGCACGGAGTTACAGTgtccacagaagcgcgtgtcGAGCGCACAGAAGCAAAGCCGAATTTAGCAAATGACAAGGTCTAGACAGAATTACACGTGTGTGTTGCATATTGCAAGTGAcgaacccagactgaacaaaagggaggaggcaggttaaatacagaaacaataatcataaacagATGTGCGTCAAAcggtcagtgcaggtggaacaaatgaggtaaccatggagacagaacaaacaaggaagtgcaaccaggaactaaaagaagtccaaaactaactgaacataagtaaacaaaagatgatccggatcacggatcatgacaaaagcgcttttagtcactagagaaaagcgctatataaatataattcacttcacttcactgatgaCTGTGCAGCTGGATGCGCTCGCACCGTGACAGCAAGAGCGTGCTCAGTGGTACGCTCAACAGAGCGCGTCAAGGAATGCGCGGCGGCCTGCACTCGCGCCGTAACAAAAACATGTCGAACACAGCATTTCTAGtttcttcatattttcatggataaatgtccatccTTTGCGGGGACAAGCTGTGACTTGTGTGATGCGGACTCGCGGTGGTAAGACGTACAAAATGTATGTAATTGTTTTGGTTATCTGATTTGGTTGTTTTTCGCTTCTTTTTCTTTAAACTAACATTCTCAGTTTCGGCGGTTGAAAGGCAAGATTGTGTCGATCTCTGGACAGTCACTACTTCAACCAACTTTTGTTCGCAACCTGGCGCATGATAAAAACTGGGAGACCGCTTGTaaattgaggtgccagtccataggcgccgatcccgtgggtgcttcAGGGTCCAAGCACCCActtgggattgatggcaactttcaatctttaaaataagtttttaaaaatctatccatccatccattttctacctgcttgtcccattcggggtcgcggggggtcgctggagcctatctcagctgtattccggtggaaggcggcgtacaccctggacaagtcgccacctcatcacagggccaacacacatagacagacaacattcacactcacattcacaaactagggatcatttagtgttgccaatcaacctatccccaggtgcatgtctttggaggtgggaggaagccggaatacccggagggaacccacgcagattcggggaggacatgcaaactccacacagaaagatcccgagcccgggattgaacccagggcaactcaggaccttcgtattgtgaggcacatgcactaacccctgtcctacCGTGCAGCCTTTTAAAACCTATCTTGTAGTTAATTTTGTGGCGATTTTGGtctgttttacaaaataataaagccacaaaACCTATGGGCAATTAACTTTGCTGAacgcccattttttttttaatacacacacacaatgagcaTTCACTAGCAGAAATGTAGACCGGCGCCTATGGGTACCATAGTGtaatacagcaaaaaaaaaaaaaaacacataaaaagttTTGTGCAGCACGCAGCCAGCCAGCAATTAGCATCGGTATTATTAACTTCATTCCCTTGGCGACCTGTGGTCAACCCCTGGCTCCACATGGCATCCTTTCAGTCTGGCATGGTCACTAAAATGCCGTGCAAGTAGATGCGGACATCTTGCAtgctttttttttactgcaaagtGATGTTTCTAAGGGTCATGTTCATGAGAAACAAAGGTAACGTTGAGCGCCTAAGGCCTGGTGGAATGTTGTCCTTTCCTGGCTGTGCTGGGACATCATAGAGGCCAGTGGCCATGCAATCATCTTCCAAAGAAAACACCTTCCAAAGTGCTGACTTTGATAACACAGGGGCCGTGATTGTGCCTGCGTGCACTTTAGCATGAAGGCAGCTTCCATTCCCACGTGAGCGTGTTTCCTAATGGCTCGACTCTCCCTGTGAATATTTGTGCAAATGAAGGTTCGCCGGGTGCAACGTGGCTGTGATAACGTTGATACACGGTGCACAGCGGCTTGGCACGGGAGATCATTCACGTCTTTTGTGCTGCAAGAGGCGAGGGAGCGAGCGGTAgagaaaagtgtgtgtgtgtgtgtgtgtgtgtgtgtgtgtgtgtgtgtgtgtgtgtgtgtgtgtgcgtgtgcgtgtgcgtgtgcgtgtgcgtgtgcgtgtgcgtgtgcgtgtgcgtgtgcgtgtgtgtgtgtgtgtgtgtgtgtgtgtgtgtgtgtgtgtgtcaggaggTGGGAGGAGACTTTCCAACATGTTCATAAGTTAGATTTGTATCAGGGCAAAGAAAACATCACTACATTAGCCTGTAATTATTCTAATAGTTCAACAGTTCTTCTCTATCTTTATCTAtcattaactatatatatatctcaagaaTGGATTCGTACTTAAATTCACAAGTCTCACTATGGTGAGAACTGGTTGGTTCTTTGCAATGAAAAtaatcaaaactaaacatgaaaaaaaaaaaagaaattgaacAATGTGTGTTGTAAAGACACAGTTTGTCCGTACATTTGAAATGCATTGTGAATTCAAACACACTATTAAAATCAGTTTTATATCgtctaaattatttaaaaaagtgtgtTTATCCAATAAATGTTATCTATAGTATAGCTTCAGATACAAAtaactcaataaataataaatgcatgttgatttttttttttaaaagactcaAAAGCCTATGCCATCTGACTGTTATTGAATATATTTTTGGTCCCCCAGCTGACAGAGGTGGCCACCAGCGTAGTATAtgaaaacattatatatatatatatatatatatatatatatatatatatatatatatatatatatatatgtatacatatatatatatatatatatatatatatatatatatatatatatatatatagatacaaaccccgtttccatatgagttgggatattgtgttaaatgtaaatataaacggaatacaatgatttgcaaatccttttcaacccatattcagttgaatatgctacaaagacaacgtattttatgttcaaactcatatttttatttattttttgcaaatagcaattaatttagaatttcatggctgcaacacgtgccaaagtagttgggggaggacatattcaccactgtgtaacatacttttttcttttaacaacacttaataaacgtttgtgaactgaggaaactaattgttgaagctttgaaagtagaattctttcctattcttgttttatgtagagcttcagtcgtcccCACTGTCGAATTTTAtgcatcataatgcgccacatattttcgaagggagacaggtctggactgcaggcaggcaagtctagtacacgcactcttttactacgaagccacactgttgtaacacgtaggttggcattgtcttgctgaaataagcaggggcgtcaataacgttgcttggacggcaacatacaatatgttgctccaaaacctgtatgtacctttcagcattaatggtgccttcacggatgctttagttacccatgccttggccactaatacacccccatacaatcacacatgCTGGATTTTCATCTTTGCACttcgaacaatccggatggttcttttcctctttgatccggaggacacaacgtccacagtttcccccaaaaaatagaaatgtggactcgtcagaccacagaacacttttccattttgcatcagtccatcttagatgagcttaggtccaccgaagctggcggcgtttctgggtgttttttgataaatggttttctttttgcacagtagagctttaacttgcacttacggatgtagcgacaaactgtaattagtgacagtggtgagcccatgtggtgatatatttcagagattgatgtcggtttttgatacagtgccgtctgagggatcgaaggtcacggtcattcaatgttgctttccGGCCAAGCCGCTTACGTGAGGTGATTTctccttttgatgatgttatggaccgtaaatgttgaaatcccgaaatttcttgcaattgcactttgagaaacgttgtttttaaactgtttgactatttgctcaaccAGTTGTGGACAAGgagtgtacttcgccccatcctttcttgtgaaagactgagcattttttgggaagctgtttttatacccaatcatggcacccacctgttctcaattagcctgcacacctgtgggatgttccaaataagtgttttacaagcgttcctcaactttatcagaatttattgccaccttccccgacttctttgtcacgtgttgctggcatcaaattctaaagttaatgattatttgcaaaaaaaaaaatgtttatcagtttgaacatcaaatatgttgtctttgtagcatattcaattgaatatgggttgaaaatgattggcaaatcattgtattccgtttatatttacatctaacacaatttcccaactcatatggaaacagggtttgtatatatatatatatatatatatatatatatatatatatatatatatatatatatatatatataaatatatatatatatatatatatatatatatatttatatttatatatataaatatatatatatatattagggtctgtctatctgtgttggccctgcgatgaggtggcgacttgtccagggtgtaccccgccttccgcccgattgtagctgagataggcgccagcgccccccgcgaccccgaaagggaataagcggtagaaaatggatggatggatggatatatattaggggtgggcgaattaatgtgttaattacgagttaactcatcaatctattaacgccgacaattattttatcgcgtatttgcgtatgttgtttacatgcttttattttgttaacgccttttcttataaagatggcggcgcccggacgggcttcggcgtggagggtctgttggtaaagatggaacatttggcaaaaataccggacaattctgcaaatttcatggctggcttacagcgtggtcactccgggatcacttacgaccgccagacaattctgaatgtggttagatcgggccgttttggactgaatgacgcgtgcttgcgagacaggctagctagcatgggaatactttgccggctacatccagcggcctgtgaagcagcggagtatatgtgttgtctgtctatttatgaataatgcagacgaggagtgttggctgagttcttaacgtttgctttcagagcgtgcatatcacaacatacaagatgccgtcatggcgacacaacctataccgggctaccgcgcatgctcgtcactcctgttgcatgctgggtagggtagttcttttttcccctggctcataacatcacaatatagtaccatgtatatggtgtgttcagtttatcaaagcaccaagcaaacaatcagaaaattcccatcatatcaattcctagatatggtcataattattttaagtgcactacgcataataaacacaacattattaatattgctactacggataatttgatcaaaaattccctaaaacagcccactacctataatataggttttttaaacataagatccctgataaaaaaaaagtttctgctgttacctcagaaattgcctgttcagatgttatgattgtggctcagagatttgtatgtagattatatttattttccataacaaacaggataacttaaatacccaggcagtggaaataagcttaaatgtttgtatttacattttttgagttgattttcataaaatatgctatttaactgctactgtttaacaaggactgatttaaattgtgtttgcacaacaaatgttttggcgcttttgttcatgtgggagaatattccaataaaggtgcactacacactacttttgaattcattattatatatatatatatatttatatatatacatatatatatatatctatatatatatatatatatatatatatatatactggtatatatatttgcaaggtgtatataaaacgttgatggagttTGTTTAAGTTGTTtctagagggctttgaaggctgcaTCTGCATATTTCAAGcgtatttttttaatcatgtgtGTTCATGtcactcataatgattgtgaatgataagcaaaattcccaaaaatgtgcagttcccctttaacacattcTTTTGAAAAGCATTACTTACCATGATTTTTTGTACTAACTATGAATTGTGGTGtatttcttattcttttttttatgttaatagtCAAACACTTTAAAACCACTGTATCCTACAACCTTGAACATGTGACATCACCATTCAAGCCTTTTCAAGAATCCATTGCACATGTATGACCCTCATTCCTCACTCATTCTTTCAGTTATCTCTCATTCCTTGTTTCCATGATGTCAGCATGTGTTGCATGCTATGTGTTCCAAGCGCTGTTATCCTCTATGACTGAACGCTGCTGTTACAGATTACAAACCTTCACATCTGCTTGTGATTATTGGCATTTTGTGGAGGTTTAAACGCTGAATCGACAGCATAACGGACCGTAAAAACACCTGTTGCTCGCATAtggcgcgcgtgtgtgtgcgcgcacaaCACAATGAGAAAAGAGTTCAATAAGTGGCAAACGGAGGTGTAACTTTAACACTATACGTCTGCATGCCTTTGCAGATGGTAATGTTGATTTTGGAGGCCTCACAGAGGGCTGGCTGTTGCGGGCCAGGAAACATCACTAGCACTAGGGCCATGTGGGACCTCGccttaagaagaagaagaaaaaaaaaaacctttggagaTTTTTTTTCACAGCTCATTGTAAGCAATCAGGCAAATAGAAACTTGCAGTGGAGTGGAGTGCAGTGCACAGGAACTGACAGGCCAGCCAGCAGACGCTAAACAGACCACTGGGTCTCACGTAGCACTTCTCCTGGATTCACCATCTCTTGCTGACTAAGAAAGACCTGCAGATGCACCTGAGCAGAAGCCTTGCATCACCCCAAGTCAACCCGCGCACAAACCCTAGGggatggttttttttgttttgtttttttgacagaGCTACAGGTGTTTTGACTTCAAAGACACTTTTTAAGGGGGAGTCATGATGTTGcctgtcattgtggtttgtgcagtgtTCATGCTCGCAGGGACGGGACAGGCCCAGCGACAGAGCCAGAGTCGGACCCTGAGGCAGGACGGCTCGACCACCCCGTGGAGGCAGGTGATCCAGTGGGAGAACAACGGCCGTTTGTTCAGCTTGCTCAACAGTGGAGCTGAATATGTTCCATCTGGAACTGCCGCCCAGGACCGGGATCACACAATAGTGGTGGCCGACAATCGCCCTCAGTCGCCCCGAAGGACTCAAGGGGGCAACGTCCGCAGACAGGCGCCCTCGAGGGGTTCCTCGGAGACGATACGAGGGCAGGCCAGGCATCCTTTTGGCTTTGGCATAGTGCCTGATAACTGGAGACAAACTGCAGGTGCAACAGGTGGAACTCGCTTGCAGGGATCCACCGGGACTCGAGTAAGGCAATCCACATCCTCCTCATCTTCCTATCCATCATCTCCATACAACATACCATCATACCCTCAGTATCCCGTCCCTCAGCAGCCTGTCTATCAACCAGTGCCATTTGACCCCAGTTATGGAGAGGCACCATACCAGAGCTACGAGCCACCCTTTCAGCCTGTTCCAGGTGGGAGTTATGGCGCTGGAGGATATGGTGCTGGACAGGGGTACACGGGTGGTGCCCCAATACTGCCAGGTGGCGCTCCCATACTTCCAGGTTCTCCCTCTGAATTCACAGATGACAGTTACCTATACTATCAGTCTTATGGCTATGGGACCAACCCTGTTGCGGCCCCACGTCCTGCACAGCCACCCTTTCAAGACGGCCTCGATCGCAGATATACTCATAGTCTCTACAACGAGGACCCTGCCGCTGCAGCTGCAGCTGCTGCAGCTGCAGCCGCCGCCTCAGTCCCCGAAGCCACAGCAGACCAGTCCGGACCAGGCCCCGGCCAACCCCCGGTGCACAGCCCTCAGTATGAGCAGTTCCCACCGTTTGGAAGACCCCAGCCACCCTTCTTGCGGCCCATCCCATCCGGAAGAAACTCTCCGAACTCTGCCATCGAGCAAAGCAACGTCGGGAGCGTGTACCAACAAGATCGAAGAGGTAAAgtaatctttatttttttgcttCGGGTAGAAAGTGTACACATTTTGTTCAGGAAGTTGGAATGGATCTCTCAGGGGGAGAGAGACAGGGTTTGAAGAAGACTTATTAAATATTTCACATAGCCGGAACGACTTCACTTGCAGCCACTTGGGGGATTTCTGTCTTTGAGAAGATCATGATGATTCCTGGTAGGAATTTGCATGCAAAATCCAGCAGGTTTATCAGATGTCTTAAGCAATCAGTGTAAAAGTTATCCAAATGCTGCCTGtgctgtgttttaaaattttgaaatcCCAGCACACTAGAAGCACTGTGTTTGCacatgaggggggggggggggggataacgCAGTTTGGTAACGGCGCGGGTGACCTCATTGGGTCTGGCGAGAAGGGGGGAGGACTAACTCTGGCACTTGGGGACAGGAAAGAGTAAGCCCACTTGGAGAGTATAGGGAGAAAATGGGAGGGGTACAGCAATTCACCACTCCCTGAGAACTAGGGAGGGAGATATGGAAAGTCCCCCTTAAGGAGTCCTCCGAGGTAGAATAATTTGGAACATGCTTAACAAAGTTACATTCAAGATGTTGACATTTGCATAATTCAGCACGTCTGAAAAAGGAGTGGAAAGAAGGCTTTCATTAGGATTGTCAAAGTCAGCGTAAGTTAATAAAACATGTGGACCACAACAAGAACTACTTAGAAAAGCTCGCAGCTCTCAGGCGAGCCCCGCGTGTATAGCTGCTGATacggaaaacaaaaacaaaattgaagccTACAATGTGAGATTTCCGAGGTTCCCCTTGCCTTCGGGCTGTTTGAAGACGAGGAAAACCAAGGAGCTTTTTTGACTCAACAATGCAGATTTGTGTTTTAGGGAGCAGCAAACACCAGCATTCAGCCTTTTGAAAAGCTGAGAGCGAAAGCTCCCATAGTGCTAAATGATATCAGGTGTGTCGACATCACACTGATCTCTATAGTAGTTTTACACACACGGAATGGGAAATAGAACTATTATTAATAAAAATACCACGGAGGCTCTAAGTCTCG
Above is a genomic segment from Nerophis ophidion isolate RoL-2023_Sa linkage group LG02, RoL_Noph_v1.0, whole genome shotgun sequence containing:
- the loxl1 gene encoding lysyl oxidase homolog 1: MMLPVIVVCAVFMLAGTGQAQRQSQSRTLRQDGSTTPWRQVIQWENNGRLFSLLNSGAEYVPSGTAAQDRDHTIVVADNRPQSPRRTQGGNVRRQAPSRGSSETIRGQARHPFGFGIVPDNWRQTAGATGGTRLQGSTGTRVRQSTSSSSSYPSSPYNIPSYPQYPVPQQPVYQPVPFDPSYGEAPYQSYEPPFQPVPGGSYGAGGYGAGQGYTGGAPILPGGAPILPGSPSEFTDDSYLYYQSYGYGTNPVAAPRPAQPPFQDGLDRRYTHSLYNEDPAAAAAAAAAAAAASVPEATADQSGPGPGQPPVHSPQYEQFPPFGRPQPPFLRPIPSGRNSPNSAIEQSNVGSVYQQDRRGLPDLVPDPNYIQASTYIQRARMYSLRCAAEEKCLSSSAYDPETKDYDMRVLLRFPQRVKNRGTADFMPNRPHHTWEWHSCHQHYHSMDEFSHYDLLEVSSGRKVAEGHKASFCLEDTTCDFGHLKRYACSSQTQGLSPGCYDTYNADIDCQWIDITDIQPGNYILKLQVNPKFLVMESDFTNNVARCNIHYTGRFVTTTKCEITQS